From Desulfallas thermosapovorans DSM 6562, the proteins below share one genomic window:
- a CDS encoding DUF5693 family protein, whose product MNEKSWKLLLIGVIFVSMVAAGYAAWQRLALERDHRGVELAVVYDEVAALARMKGIGTAEALDQFRDQGVTTVLVKEPTVQEAAQNAEFIMRTGQELLVGAGPGLTQLWGENYREEIDPGQRYFIFTSERTYQRVRGQLEAKGVQVNAPDHWQKPGLYVFGASYHWGFLEQMGVGYSEEAWQQIREAGLQTMVQLRTWNQVTPAGLDYVFEDIARAPNLSAIAFNDPQLPGVGDPELTRQISYHIKDLGVPAVQIEFFNQKGMSSLGLLLDKQVIRLHSLSLEEYAKRNFSITEMVDRFSLAATERNIRVLLLHSYMKPDEPDMLQFNLQLVDETRDRLLAEGMHIEEASTLEPLPVSRGLLFVIGLGVIAGGMLLLMVMGLTGLVPYIGLAGLLCWAGLLAVDFTGPARKLMAFGAVVVFPTLSLAVNLKPGPAGLKPASRQWPGRQVRWESGRRPSTWPEPSRLGHSIVLLLRTSLYSLVGALLMVGLLADIGFMLKLDQFTGVKLAHVIPLALLAGIFFFRSRERDAGWQEQLSRFMDQPILVKFAVAAGVLLVVLLVYVSRTGNESAAVSSLELQFRTMLDNLLGVRPRTKEFMFGHPLLLLLFYLGYRDNRYMPLLLGGAIGQISLVNTYAHIHTPLVVSLLRSFHGLWLGIIGGLVLIVIWLIGERLYEKYLRAGAKA is encoded by the coding sequence GTGAACGAAAAAAGCTGGAAATTGCTATTAATCGGAGTAATTTTTGTATCCATGGTGGCCGCCGGTTACGCGGCCTGGCAAAGATTGGCCCTGGAGAGGGACCACCGCGGCGTAGAGCTGGCCGTGGTATATGATGAAGTTGCCGCCCTGGCCCGGATGAAGGGCATTGGCACCGCCGAGGCGCTGGACCAGTTCCGTGACCAGGGTGTTACCACCGTGCTGGTAAAGGAACCCACGGTGCAGGAGGCGGCGCAAAACGCTGAGTTTATCATGCGCACCGGGCAGGAACTGCTGGTGGGGGCCGGGCCCGGCCTAACGCAGTTGTGGGGCGAAAATTACCGGGAGGAAATCGACCCCGGACAGCGCTATTTTATCTTTACCAGTGAAAGGACATACCAAAGGGTCAGGGGCCAGCTGGAGGCCAAAGGGGTGCAGGTAAACGCCCCCGACCACTGGCAAAAGCCCGGGCTTTATGTTTTTGGAGCGTCATATCACTGGGGCTTCCTTGAGCAAATGGGGGTAGGTTACTCCGAGGAGGCCTGGCAACAAATACGGGAGGCCGGTTTGCAAACCATGGTGCAGCTGCGTACCTGGAACCAGGTTACCCCGGCGGGCCTGGATTATGTATTTGAGGATATAGCCCGTGCACCTAATTTGTCCGCCATTGCCTTCAACGATCCCCAACTGCCCGGGGTCGGAGATCCGGAATTGACCAGGCAAATTTCCTACCATATCAAGGATTTGGGTGTGCCTGCGGTACAGATAGAGTTTTTCAACCAGAAAGGCATGTCCAGTTTGGGGCTGCTGCTGGATAAACAAGTGATCAGGCTGCACAGCCTGAGCCTGGAGGAGTATGCCAAAAGGAATTTCAGCATTACCGAGATGGTGGATCGTTTCAGCCTGGCGGCCACCGAGCGCAATATCAGGGTTTTGCTGTTGCACAGTTATATGAAACCGGATGAACCCGATATGCTGCAGTTTAATTTGCAGCTGGTGGATGAAACCCGCGACAGACTGCTGGCTGAGGGGATGCATATCGAAGAGGCATCCACCCTGGAGCCGCTGCCCGTTTCCCGGGGGCTGTTGTTTGTTATTGGGCTGGGGGTTATTGCCGGGGGGATGCTGCTGCTGATGGTGATGGGGCTAACTGGCCTTGTGCCCTATATCGGCCTGGCGGGCCTGCTTTGCTGGGCGGGGCTTTTAGCCGTTGACTTCACCGGCCCGGCCCGTAAGTTGATGGCCTTTGGGGCGGTGGTGGTGTTCCCCACCCTGTCCCTGGCCGTCAATTTAAAACCGGGGCCTGCCGGGTTAAAGCCCGCATCCCGGCAGTGGCCCGGGCGGCAGGTGCGATGGGAATCCGGGCGGCGGCCATCCACCTGGCCCGAGCCTTCCCGGCTGGGACACAGTATTGTGCTGTTGCTGCGCACCTCTTTGTATTCGCTGGTGGGGGCACTGTTGATGGTGGGCCTGCTGGCGGATATTGGTTTTATGCTCAAGCTGGACCAGTTCACCGGGGTGAAGCTGGCCCATGTAATACCTTTGGCGCTGCTGGCCGGTATATTTTTCTTCCGCAGCCGGGAAAGGGACGCGGGCTGGCAAGAGCAGTTGAGCAGGTTTATGGATCAGCCCATACTGGTGAAATTTGCGGTGGCCGCCGGGGTGCTGCTGGTGGTGCTCTTGGTATATGTTTCCCGCACCGGCAATGAATCCGCAGCGGTATCTTCCCTGGAACTGCAGTTCCGTACCATGCTGGATAATTTGCTGGGGGTGCGCCCCCGCACCAAGGAGTTTATGTTCGGGCACCCGCTGCTGTTGTTGCTGTTTTACCTGGGCTACCGGGATAACCGCTATATGCCCCTGTTACTGGGCGGGGCCATCGGGCAAATTTCCCTGGTGAATACCTATGCCCACATCCATACCCCCCTGGTGGTGTCTCTTTTAAGAAGCTTTCACGGGCTGTGGCTGGGTATCATTGGTGGTTTGGTGCTCATCGTTATATGGCTGATAGGGGAAAGGTTATACGAAAAATACCTGCGGGCGGGCGCAAAGGCGTGA
- a CDS encoding DUF4194 domain-containing protein, protein MEPAEGVSVISRWEQLSPKEQEDFTRIVNKLLATTFVTRKNDEDRRDYYFIERNEPLFHSYLKLAGWTLALDKSYGVYQVVNEFAFNRLRLKLEESIILLIIRLCYEEKRREISLAENVMLRVREIQEKYAALRIRKRPIDKKSLRETVALLKRFNIVRPLDTDATDPDCRLEILPTILFAVRVEDIRQVHDKLDTYREAGEEKQPEEGEDE, encoded by the coding sequence GGTAAGTGTAATCAGCAGGTGGGAGCAATTATCCCCTAAAGAGCAGGAAGACTTTACCCGGATCGTGAACAAACTCCTGGCCACCACCTTTGTGACCAGGAAGAATGACGAGGACCGGCGGGATTATTATTTTATCGAGCGCAACGAGCCGCTGTTCCACAGCTATCTAAAACTGGCGGGCTGGACCCTGGCTTTGGACAAGTCCTACGGTGTGTACCAGGTGGTTAATGAGTTTGCCTTTAACCGGCTGCGCCTGAAGCTGGAGGAAAGCATCATTTTATTGATCATCCGGCTGTGTTACGAGGAAAAGCGCCGGGAGATCAGTCTGGCGGAGAATGTTATGCTGAGGGTGCGGGAGATTCAGGAGAAATATGCCGCCCTGCGGATTCGTAAAAGACCCATCGATAAGAAAAGCCTCCGGGAAACGGTGGCCCTCTTGAAAAGGTTCAATATCGTGCGGCCCCTGGATACCGATGCCACCGACCCCGATTGCCGGTTGGAGATTTTGCCCACTATACTGTTTGCCGTTCGGGTGGAGGATATCCGCCAGGTGCATGACAAGCTGGACACGTACCGGGAGGCGGGGGAGGAAAAACAGCCCGAGGAAGGTGAAGATGAATGA
- a CDS encoding Wadjet anti-phage system protein JetD domain-containing protein, protein MQDAAKLLHLLLDKFENSALYKGAPRNNRRVWLRFNRRNLPRYFDDSTARHKESINEGALLLEERGLVEIVWERFEEGNLINKLALNHHRLQEAYDFLGRRPREARESEVAGLARRYARGAAPWAAEFLGWVAERADSGESVARYLDIGDTRRAAMLFKAVREASLLEEETPRRVFSQRVLGSTKAFDQVKSAVARAAVDFNAGLRRAGLEGPDEILAELGIVDNPQHIFISGDLKFTVAGKLINVSYFYPDLGIATEMVGPMQIVAAPVDYVITIENLTAFYSFIKEGRKNCLAVYLGGYHNAHRRNFLLKIRDFFVQNGRAVSFYHWGDIDYGGFTIFTHLRDNCLPELQPLAMDIDTLEKYKKFCLPFNKEYAKKLHRLLQDEKYRVFHPVIQHMLKNNLRLEQEGVRLKVY, encoded by the coding sequence ATGCAAGACGCAGCAAAGCTGCTGCACCTGCTGTTGGATAAATTCGAAAACAGCGCCCTTTATAAGGGTGCACCCCGGAACAACCGGCGGGTTTGGCTGCGCTTCAACCGGCGCAATTTGCCCCGTTATTTTGACGATTCCACCGCCCGCCACAAGGAAAGCATCAATGAAGGGGCTTTGCTTTTGGAGGAGCGGGGGTTGGTGGAAATTGTCTGGGAGCGGTTCGAGGAGGGCAATTTGATCAACAAGCTGGCCTTGAATCACCACCGGTTGCAGGAAGCTTACGATTTTCTGGGCCGCCGGCCCCGGGAGGCCCGGGAGAGTGAAGTGGCCGGGCTGGCCCGTCGATACGCCCGGGGAGCCGCTCCCTGGGCGGCCGAATTTCTGGGCTGGGTGGCGGAGCGGGCGGACAGCGGGGAGAGTGTGGCCCGTTATTTGGATATTGGCGATACCCGGCGGGCCGCTATGCTGTTCAAGGCGGTCAGGGAAGCATCCTTGCTGGAGGAGGAAACTCCCCGGCGAGTGTTCAGCCAGAGGGTGCTGGGTTCCACCAAGGCCTTTGACCAGGTGAAAAGCGCGGTGGCCCGGGCGGCGGTGGATTTCAACGCCGGCCTGCGCCGGGCCGGGCTGGAAGGGCCGGATGAAATACTGGCCGAATTGGGGATTGTGGACAACCCCCAGCATATTTTTATCAGCGGCGATTTAAAGTTTACCGTGGCGGGCAAATTGATCAATGTGTCATACTTCTACCCGGACCTTGGTATCGCCACGGAAATGGTGGGCCCCATGCAAATAGTGGCGGCCCCGGTGGATTATGTAATTACCATTGAAAATTTAACTGCCTTTTACAGCTTTATCAAGGAGGGCCGGAAAAACTGCCTGGCGGTCTACCTGGGCGGCTACCACAATGCCCACCGCCGCAACTTTTTACTGAAGATCAGGGATTTCTTCGTACAGAACGGGCGGGCAGTGTCATTTTACCACTGGGGAGACATAGATTACGGCGGCTTCACCATATTCACCCACCTGCGGGACAATTGCCTGCCCGAATTGCAACCCCTGGCCATGGACATAGACACACTGGAAAAGTATAAAAAATTCTGCCTTCCCTTCAACAAGGAATACGCCAAAAAACTCCACCGCCTGCTGCAGGATGAGAAGTACCGGGTTTTCCACCCGGTGATTCAACACATGCTCAAAAACAACCTCCGCCTCGAACAGGAAGGGGTCAGGCTTAAAGTTTATTAA
- a CDS encoding ATP-binding protein produces MKLLTRVKLINWHYFVNQTIDINGSTLITGDNGSGKSTILDALQLVLVADLRKIKFNVSAFDETRRNLLGYLRCKTGSDSSEGRVYLRSGDITSHVALEFYDDVKKKHFILGVAVDSYADNTTWDSKYYKIEDCRIEDDLFLVGGRPRNIKELKVALRGKKGMVYGTAEHYRKDLLVKLGSLGERFFSLLVKAISFKPITDIRQFVYSYVLEERHINIEVMRENLQRYKEYSDLAARTREKVAELEKITAKFDEIARDQETVLVQEYLIRRGTMDQAAEKLARNAWLVEQKRGELKALEDELERNRRRKGELAGDYEAHRDTLAQNETFQLVERLNREIRELREKLAELGKVKDRVIDAAGREAGALKKLLSAAGAAGVAGEEEPGAPAPSGLAGLAELLEAIARGQVPGEDAAAARKRLDEGRAWLDEIASRVKETLWECNAGLKKLRDEEQELRRDLESLRNKKFVYDPRVTKLRDVITAGFRRRGQEVVPAILCELLEVPDEKWQDAVEGWLNTQRFDLIVEPRHFNFALGLYERYKREHNISGVGLVNTGRVLKFLDRQEKGSLAEEVQSDNRYALGYVRQLMGNVMKCENEQELKQYRRSITPTCMTYQNNAARQINFKVYETPFIGQRAFARQIARKEARLQEVLAGIKELADRVEGLNQLLPLCTGRGDNYFVISEHLDVFRQRAEVLSAIKGKQDELTAIDTSGIAEIKKKMEQLKEQINALEKLIGEQMSARGRLEGEIESLAETRTSLEAAAVEAREAFRALCTANPGVVEKGDKRYGRERRKKEPGEIAANFLHNRKSMDSLIYNKKQDLVRMLSEYANRHQFGGRVDAGDISEFVAEHRKLAHSELPQYEEKINQAQQEAEVEFKEHFIFKLRENIENAHIEFGFLNEALKGINFGSDRYRFLVKPSEQHRKFHDMIMDTDMVEGGRSLFDSMFRDRHREAMDDLFDKIINLPPKYLPESIAEYTDYRTFLDYDIKIYHDNGETSTYSKVCREKSGGETQTPFYVAIVAAFVQLYRAKTNRDSIRLMMFDEAFNRMDSDRVENSLVFIRDLGMQAIIAAPTDKCEYIAPHLPTTLLVLRDGHYSWIEDYHQLKEAALAGAGE; encoded by the coding sequence ATGAAACTGTTGACCCGGGTTAAGTTAATTAACTGGCACTATTTTGTGAACCAGACCATCGATATCAATGGCAGCACCCTGATCACCGGTGACAACGGCAGCGGCAAATCCACCATCCTCGATGCGCTGCAGCTGGTACTGGTTGCCGATTTGCGCAAAATTAAATTCAATGTATCCGCCTTTGATGAAACCAGGCGCAACCTTCTGGGCTACCTGCGCTGCAAAACGGGCAGCGATTCCAGCGAGGGGCGGGTTTATTTGCGTTCCGGGGATATCACTTCCCATGTGGCCCTGGAGTTTTACGATGACGTGAAAAAGAAGCACTTTATCCTGGGGGTGGCGGTGGATTCCTATGCCGATAACACAACCTGGGATAGCAAGTACTATAAAATAGAGGATTGCCGCATCGAGGACGACCTGTTTCTGGTGGGCGGTCGGCCCCGCAACATCAAGGAACTAAAGGTGGCGCTGCGGGGGAAGAAGGGGATGGTATACGGCACCGCCGAGCATTACCGCAAGGATTTGCTGGTCAAGCTGGGTTCTCTGGGGGAGCGGTTTTTTTCGCTGCTGGTGAAGGCCATCTCTTTCAAACCCATCACCGACATCAGGCAGTTTGTTTATTCCTATGTGCTGGAGGAGCGCCACATCAACATCGAGGTGATGCGGGAAAACCTGCAGCGTTACAAGGAGTACAGCGACCTGGCGGCCAGGACCCGGGAGAAGGTGGCCGAGCTGGAGAAAATCACGGCCAAGTTTGACGAGATTGCCCGGGACCAGGAAACCGTGCTGGTCCAGGAGTACCTGATCAGGCGCGGCACCATGGACCAGGCCGCCGAAAAGCTGGCCCGCAACGCCTGGCTGGTGGAGCAAAAGCGGGGTGAGCTGAAGGCTCTGGAGGATGAACTGGAGCGCAACCGCCGGCGCAAGGGTGAACTGGCGGGTGATTACGAGGCTCACCGTGATACCCTGGCTCAAAATGAAACTTTTCAGCTGGTGGAGCGGCTCAACCGGGAGATCAGGGAACTGCGGGAAAAACTGGCCGAACTGGGGAAAGTCAAAGACCGGGTTATCGATGCCGCCGGCCGGGAAGCCGGGGCTTTGAAAAAATTGTTGTCTGCCGCCGGGGCCGCAGGGGTTGCCGGGGAGGAAGAACCGGGGGCACCGGCACCAAGCGGCCTGGCCGGGCTGGCGGAATTGCTGGAGGCCATTGCCCGGGGACAGGTGCCCGGGGAGGACGCGGCGGCTGCCAGGAAAAGGCTGGACGAAGGCCGGGCCTGGCTGGATGAAATTGCCTCCCGGGTCAAGGAAACCCTTTGGGAATGCAACGCCGGGTTGAAAAAGCTGCGGGATGAGGAACAGGAGCTGCGGCGGGACTTGGAAAGCCTGCGCAATAAAAAATTTGTTTATGATCCCCGGGTTACCAAACTGCGGGATGTAATTACCGCCGGTTTTCGCCGCCGGGGGCAGGAAGTGGTACCCGCCATCCTTTGCGAGCTGCTGGAGGTGCCCGACGAAAAGTGGCAGGACGCGGTGGAGGGCTGGCTGAACACCCAGCGCTTTGATTTGATTGTGGAACCCCGGCATTTCAATTTTGCCCTGGGGTTATACGAGCGATACAAGAGGGAACACAATATTTCCGGGGTGGGCCTGGTGAACACCGGGCGGGTGCTGAAATTCCTGGACCGGCAGGAAAAGGGTTCACTGGCCGAGGAGGTGCAATCGGACAACCGCTACGCCCTGGGCTATGTGCGCCAGCTGATGGGAAATGTGATGAAGTGCGAGAACGAGCAGGAATTAAAGCAGTATCGCCGTTCCATCACCCCCACCTGCATGACTTACCAGAACAATGCGGCCCGCCAGATTAACTTCAAGGTATACGAAACCCCCTTTATCGGTCAACGGGCCTTTGCCCGGCAAATCGCCCGCAAGGAAGCCCGGCTGCAGGAGGTGCTGGCCGGGATCAAGGAATTGGCGGACCGGGTGGAGGGGTTAAATCAATTGCTGCCCCTGTGCACCGGGCGGGGGGATAATTATTTTGTGATCAGCGAGCACCTGGATGTGTTCCGGCAGAGGGCGGAGGTTCTGTCCGCCATCAAGGGCAAGCAGGATGAATTGACCGCCATTGATACCTCGGGTATCGCTGAAATTAAAAAGAAAATGGAGCAGCTTAAAGAGCAAATCAATGCCCTGGAAAAGCTGATTGGGGAACAGATGTCGGCCCGGGGCCGCCTGGAGGGCGAAATCGAATCGCTGGCCGAAACCCGTACGTCCCTGGAGGCGGCGGCGGTTGAAGCCCGGGAGGCCTTCCGTGCCCTGTGCACCGCCAATCCGGGCGTAGTGGAGAAGGGGGATAAAAGGTACGGGCGGGAACGCCGGAAAAAAGAACCGGGGGAAATCGCCGCTAATTTCCTGCACAATCGCAAGTCCATGGACAGTCTCATTTACAACAAGAAGCAGGATTTGGTGCGCATGCTCAGCGAATATGCCAACCGCCACCAGTTCGGGGGGCGGGTGGACGCCGGTGATATAAGCGAGTTTGTGGCCGAGCACCGCAAGCTGGCCCACAGTGAACTGCCCCAGTATGAAGAAAAGATTAACCAGGCCCAGCAGGAGGCCGAGGTGGAGTTTAAGGAGCATTTCATCTTCAAGCTGAGGGAGAACATTGAAAACGCCCACATAGAGTTTGGCTTTCTCAACGAGGCTTTAAAGGGGATCAACTTTGGCTCGGATCGCTACCGGTTCCTGGTCAAACCTTCGGAACAGCACCGCAAGTTCCATGATATGATCATGGACACCGACATGGTTGAGGGGGGCAGGTCGCTGTTCGATTCCATGTTCCGGGACCGGCACCGGGAGGCCATGGATGACTTGTTCGACAAAATTATCAACCTGCCGCCCAAATACCTGCCCGAGAGTATCGCCGAGTATACCGACTACCGCACTTTTCTGGATTATGACATTAAAATTTATCACGACAATGGTGAAACTTCCACCTACTCCAAGGTTTGCCGGGAAAAATCCGGCGGGGAGACCCAGACGCCCTTTTATGTGGCCATCGTCGCCGCCTTTGTGCAGTTGTACCGGGCTAAGACCAACCGCGACAGCATTCGCCTGATGATGTTCGACGAGGCCTTCAACCGCATGGATAGTGACCGGGTGGAAAACAGCCTGGTGTTTATCAGGGACCTGGGGATGCAGGCCATCATTGCCGCTCCCACCGATAAGTGCGAGTATATTGCGCCTCACCTGCCCACCACTTTGCTGGTGCTGCGGGACGGGCATTACAGTTGGATTGAGGATTATCACCAGTTGAAAGAAGCGGCCCTGGCCGGGGCCGGAGAATAA
- a CDS encoding FAD-dependent oxidoreductase, with protein MRPACKPGVTMANLIRKTRINCKNRNSTVTSHLTILACLVTAVLLLTLAACTGQPAGDTKPQPVANPAEYYDLIVAGSDPEGIAAAVSGARNGLSVLLVDTRPEPGGLMTRGWLNSIDMNYAPDGGILNEGIFGEFYEKIEGDSFDVTTAAGVFNAMMNAEPNLDYLPGVEQMSPVVKDGGDTGEGVNAATVRGISVVMDGRAREIRAASLIDATQDGDMAAQAGVPYTVGQEDIGRQSRQMAATLVFKLDNVSFWDWLKIHYHLRFKDDSRFTGATRYSAWGFSEFTAQYQPTTDRLLLRGLNIGRQRDGSLLVNALLIYGVDPLDPGSRRQGREIAVKELPRVVEFLNGHVPGLAGAQLAGVAPELYVRESRHMQCEYILTVDDVLENRDFADRIAFGSYPVDMQPAGPDIPGAVIGSPQKYAVPFRCLVPLYVDGLLVVGRAAGFDSLAHGSARTIPVGMAAGQAAGAAAALAKETGLSFRSLAGNPLLMGRLQNILNRQGVKLQPFEIPNALAEHWCYQGLKFVRGLGLAAGGYKNDYRLDEAMTDQVFINVLSRTVRQTGAPVPGHPRLVPEANVFNIYDACYMLVRYLGLDMGKKEAFAYLARQGLFERHKELWAAFMDEQKPLTRGAGYMLIREWRLALD; from the coding sequence ATGAGGCCTGCCTGTAAACCCGGCGTCACCATGGCCAACCTGATCCGGAAAACCCGTATAAACTGCAAAAACCGGAATAGCACGGTCACAAGCCATTTGACGATACTTGCCTGCCTGGTCACAGCGGTGTTATTACTCACCCTTGCAGCCTGCACGGGACAGCCCGCTGGGGACACAAAGCCGCAGCCCGTGGCCAACCCGGCGGAGTATTATGACTTGATTGTGGCGGGCAGTGACCCCGAGGGCATAGCCGCTGCCGTATCCGGGGCCAGGAACGGTTTATCGGTGCTGCTGGTGGACACCCGGCCCGAACCGGGCGGGTTGATGACCAGGGGTTGGCTCAACAGCATCGACATGAATTATGCCCCGGACGGGGGTATATTAAATGAAGGTATTTTCGGGGAATTTTATGAGAAAATAGAAGGAGATTCATTTGACGTGACCACCGCCGCCGGGGTGTTTAACGCCATGATGAACGCCGAACCGAACCTGGACTATCTGCCGGGGGTGGAACAAATGTCACCGGTGGTGAAGGATGGCGGTGACACCGGCGAAGGCGTCAACGCCGCTACTGTCAGGGGCATAAGCGTGGTGATGGACGGCCGGGCCAGGGAAATCCGGGCCGCAAGCCTGATTGACGCCACCCAGGACGGGGACATGGCCGCCCAGGCCGGGGTGCCCTACACCGTGGGCCAGGAGGATATTGGCCGGCAATCCCGGCAAATGGCGGCGACACTGGTTTTTAAGTTGGACAACGTGAGTTTTTGGGACTGGCTGAAGATACATTACCACCTGAGGTTCAAGGACGATAGCCGTTTCACCGGGGCCACCCGGTACAGCGCCTGGGGTTTCAGTGAATTCACCGCCCAATACCAGCCTACTACAGACCGGTTGCTGCTCCGGGGGTTGAATATCGGCAGGCAAAGGGACGGCAGTTTACTGGTGAACGCGTTGCTGATTTACGGGGTGGACCCTTTGGACCCCGGTTCCCGGCGCCAGGGGCGGGAAATAGCCGTTAAAGAGCTGCCCCGGGTGGTGGAATTCTTAAACGGCCATGTTCCCGGGCTGGCCGGGGCGCAACTGGCCGGGGTGGCCCCCGAACTGTATGTGCGGGAATCCAGGCATATGCAGTGCGAATATATATTGACGGTGGATGACGTGCTGGAAAACCGGGATTTTGCCGACCGGATTGCCTTTGGCTCCTACCCGGTGGATATGCAGCCCGCGGGGCCGGACATACCCGGCGCTGTTATCGGCAGCCCCCAGAAGTATGCGGTACCTTTCCGGTGCCTGGTGCCCCTGTATGTGGACGGGCTGCTGGTGGTGGGGCGGGCGGCCGGCTTTGATTCGCTGGCCCACGGCAGCGCCAGAACCATTCCGGTGGGCATGGCGGCGGGGCAGGCGGCCGGGGCCGCGGCGGCGCTGGCCAAAGAAACGGGCCTCTCTTTCCGGTCGCTGGCCGGTAATCCTTTGTTGATGGGCCGGCTGCAAAATATATTGAACCGCCAGGGCGTAAAACTGCAACCCTTTGAGATACCCAATGCGCTGGCTGAACACTGGTGTTACCAGGGGTTGAAATTTGTGCGCGGGCTTGGCCTGGCCGCGGGCGGGTACAAAAATGATTACCGCCTGGACGAGGCTATGACCGACCAGGTGTTCATCAATGTACTGTCCCGGACCGTGCGGCAAACCGGTGCTCCGGTGCCCGGGCACCCCCGGCTGGTGCCCGAGGCCAACGTATTTAACATATATGACGCGTGTTACATGCTGGTGCGCTACCTGGGGCTGGACATGGGCAAAAAGGAAGCCTTTGCCTATCTGGCGCGGCAGGGGCTGTTTGAAAGGCACAAGGAACTCTGGGCGGCCTTTATGGACGAGCAAAAGCCCCTGACCCGGGGGGCCGGGTATATGCTGATCAGGGAATGGCGCCTGGCGCTGGATTAA
- a CDS encoding HD domain-containing protein: MGSLRDKVNAFVEEKLRNYKVNVRGNKVIHDTILGTNLFYAHEIAVLDSPILQRLRRISQVDVVSLIWPSGNHNRFEHSLGVAIIGDKFIRSLAEKGLVKNFSEELYCIRMAGILHDCGHGPFSHMSEMLFQHCDDLKEEKKSDPKLAATNPNAHEILSYLIVTSEAFKEFYNKNIATQVWGRKMDLDFIGELIIGYISDSQKGFLVDIINGAFDADKLDYIQRDSHFTGVQMILDLDRLFYTLDVITVYNEIRSREEKRLTIDVSGVSTLEQIVFDKMMLQSTVYHHQKVRAAEGLFSSIFEEIFEHKLTVYGKQFNSAADYLYLTDDDIYNLAKQSDIPQSCSILAHNLLNRNLPKRALAISGRTVTKETVNNLWKLMRLYENPKEMKSIREKIADEAKKTEARITYKDIWLDMPKIAKFKEGDQWAIKSEGHDKGYLTLHDLFPVDQWVKAFSQNKWMGHVYTYQQYREVVHKASKKVIEDEYDIKFNDFSYICCKIQ; the protein is encoded by the coding sequence GTGGGTTCTTTAAGGGATAAAGTAAATGCCTTTGTTGAAGAAAAACTGAGAAATTATAAAGTAAATGTACGAGGTAATAAGGTCATACATGATACTATTTTAGGAACAAATTTGTTTTATGCACACGAAATTGCAGTTCTTGATTCTCCTATTCTCCAGCGATTGCGGCGAATAAGCCAGGTTGACGTTGTTTCCCTTATCTGGCCGTCCGGTAACCATAACAGATTTGAGCATTCATTGGGAGTAGCAATTATAGGTGATAAATTTATCCGTTCGCTGGCTGAAAAGGGGTTAGTCAAAAATTTTTCCGAAGAACTTTATTGCATACGGATGGCAGGGATACTTCACGATTGTGGCCATGGTCCTTTTTCACATATGTCTGAAATGTTGTTTCAGCACTGTGATGATCTAAAGGAAGAAAAAAAATCTGATCCCAAGTTGGCTGCAACAAATCCAAATGCTCACGAGATATTAAGTTATCTAATTGTAACCAGCGAAGCTTTTAAAGAATTCTATAACAAAAACATAGCTACCCAAGTGTGGGGTAGAAAAATGGATTTGGATTTTATTGGAGAACTGATTATAGGTTATATTAGTGATTCCCAAAAAGGTTTTTTAGTAGATATAATTAATGGTGCATTTGATGCGGATAAACTTGATTATATTCAAAGAGATTCCCACTTTACCGGTGTGCAAATGATTCTTGATTTGGACAGGCTTTTTTATACATTGGATGTGATAACTGTATATAATGAAATCAGAAGCCGTGAAGAAAAGCGCCTTACAATTGATGTAAGTGGGGTTTCGACTTTAGAACAAATAGTTTTTGATAAAATGATGCTGCAGAGTACAGTTTATCATCATCAGAAGGTTCGTGCTGCAGAAGGTTTATTTAGCTCAATATTTGAGGAAATTTTTGAACATAAGTTGACTGTATATGGAAAACAATTTAATAGCGCTGCCGATTATCTGTACTTAACTGATGACGATATATATAACTTAGCAAAACAAAGTGATATACCGCAATCTTGTTCTATTCTAGCCCATAATTTGCTCAATAGAAATCTACCTAAAAGAGCTTTAGCAATATCAGGACGTACCGTAACAAAAGAAACGGTAAATAACTTATGGAAACTTATGAGATTATACGAAAACCCTAAAGAAATGAAGAGTATAAGGGAAAAGATTGCTGATGAAGCTAAAAAAACAGAAGCAAGAATTACATACAAGGATATTTGGTTGGATATGCCTAAAATAGCTAAATTTAAAGAAGGAGATCAATGGGCTATAAAAAGTGAAGGTCATGATAAAGGGTATTTAACTTTGCATGATTTATTTCCAGTTGACCAGTGGGTAAAGGCTTTTTCTCAAAATAAATGGATGGGGCATGTCTATACGTATCAGCAGTATAGAGAAGTAGTACATAAAGCTAGTAAAAAGGTTATTGAAGACGAATACGATATTAAATTTAATGATTTTTCATACATTTGCTGTAAAATTCAATAA